The DNA region tttacagtatttgggGTGATATAGTCGAGGATAAGACATATCATTATTGGCAACAAGGATTTTCCTGTCAAGTGGATCGACTTTCCACGGAGAAAATGTTGACTTCTGGAGTTCTAGGAGAATACAGTGATGGTGAAGAGGAATGGCAACACACTGTCGACCATATGCGACATTACTTCAAAGCCAACGATGTGACAAGTAAGAACAAGCAACTTTCAATTTTCCCCGAGTGTGTGTGGGGCATAGACATACAAATTTCTCTGAAGTCTGGTTTCTCCAAAGAAACTGGTAGATTGTGCACTGGATCCTCTTCTCAAACTGGCTTCAGAGCACAAGAATCCAAGGCCCTGTTGAACGTTACAAGGTCAACAGTAGAGTCAGGAAAGTTGGGTAGTCCATTGCTGAATACGTGGCAGAACTCCGCCATCTTGTCGAGCACTGCAAATAGTATGGCAAGTCATTGGAGGACATGCTGAAAGATCTGATGGACAACTAATGGACTACCCAGAGTGCTTGTGTCAGACAATGGCAGTGCATTAACAAGCACAGAATTCGCTGAATTCATAAAAGCACAGGCACATACAAAGTGTACCCTACCACCCATTCACGAATGGGTTTGCGGAGCAAGCTGTGCAAACAGTAAAAGAAGGACTGCAGAAAATCACGAAAGGAAGTCTGCAGATTCGACTATCTTGCTTTCTACTGATATATTGCACAACACCACATGCTACTGCAAATGTAGTGCCAGCGGAATTGCTCATGTCATGAAGCCTCCACACTCATCTCGACACTATTTGTTCCGACATGAATCAAAAGATGAACGCCAAAATTATCAGCCAGGAGGCAACGAAACACGAGTCATCAAGTTGCAGCTTACAGGAAGATGATATGGTTTTCGTGAATAACTTCGGTCCAGGCGATGCATGGTTATCTGGTTGTGTGCAGAAGTCAAGGTTCGAAGTCAAGGTCAACTTTGAAAGTGTCTTGTTCAATGGAAATGTCACGTAGACCACCTACAAAGTCATGTGGAGCCTCCATCGTCTACCGATCGGCTCGACAAACGTGATGTTTTCCTTCCACAGCCGGAGGGGAACGACAGCGATGACTGAAACGATGAAAACGATAACGACACCGGTAacaccaaaaaagaaaacactggAGATCCACCACAACAACAGAGTACAAGGAAGCAGTATCCAACTCGAAACAGAAAGCCTCAGGACTATGGATTTTCATAAATCCCACCGATTGatacaacacacatacaaaaagcaaaatatcaaaataagttCATCTCAACATAGTGAATAAAGGACTGATAATTGGACATTTTGGACTGGTGAAATAGTTCAGTTTAACTCATCATTAAGCAATTATCATCATGATGGACTTATTCATTTTTGGACACTAAAGGAATTTAGACTCTTTTTGGACTCGcagttatgaaatatgaacagTATATGAATGTCTTGGTGATTGAATGTTCACCCACATTTCATAAGCGTCTTATGTGGACCGattatataattttatttttaacgGGAATAAATCAACTGTGGGGGGAGAGACATCATGTACTCAGTACTCACAACGCGAACTCTGTATCAGATGCACCCGAGCATTGCGATATTATAATTATGAGTGTGACGAAACCCAAGTGATTGTGTGAACGGGTGCTTTTTCCGCTCTCCAATAGTTTTcatgtttctcatatttttgGTGATATATTCAAGGTAAAGACTTATATGGCTTGAGTGTAAATGTAGAACACATCTTCATAACATCAACAAAATCTCGAGCAAGAGTTACTTCACAGGTTGAATGTGTTTTCAAGCTCCACAACTGACATTCATGGAAATCTGATAGGGCAGTAAAGTAGTCAGTACATGTCCTGCATGATACAAGGTTGCTATTGCAGTACAAACTTTGTGGCATTAGCAGCCTTCTACTTCTCAACTTAAagctcaaaagtgtgaaaatttcTACTGTTCAATGATCGTTTGTAAATTTGACAACACTAGCATTggtaatatatacatacaatgcaTGTAATAAAAGTACCGGTTTACACTGTTAAAACTGCTCAACACTGATATCACTCCAtgaatgacaaaaaaagaaaaaaaaatcttaaaggagacctccagataaTTTTCAGAcgtttacatttgaacaacagaatttatagtgactggGATGACGAACAAGGGtgctttcaaaatttataacaaatcaaaatgaacaagGGTGATGGCATGGCAGCTTCATCATACGAATGCATGATTGggagctcaaggaagcagaacaaaaggagGAAGCATGCATGAATTCTTAACAGGTGAAtttgttaagcaagtggtattgtaacaaaattacaTTGAGCagtacatttctgaaatacgtgAGCCTCTTACATCaccatctttgttcagtgtaatttgtttggggtttttcagagtattggtttctctgctaaAGGACCAGAATGAACTCGAAAATCTTTACTTGGagctgtcaatttatgtacatgatatgaaattatgacaaCTGtctggacttcccctttaaatagGTAATGTCATACTTTATCTAAGGAATACAATAAGAAGAAATCAACTTATCCAGTACATTACAAATTAATTGTTTTGGCAAGTTTACACACAATGCTTTAATTTGTAATACCACAGCAAAGGAACCTGCAAGACATAGTGAAGAGATATTCCTCTTTAGATGATCAGGCtagaaagacaaagacaaaacaaaacaaaacagaacgaAAACAGAGAGCTCTATGGAAAACGTAAGGATTTACTTGTGTTCAGAGCACTTAAATGGTATCTTTCTTGCAGTCTGTTTTGGTCCCAGTTTTATGTTCAAGCAACACGCATGAGCCCAGTAGTTGCAGGCCGGAATGTCACACCCTAGCCACGACGCCtgctttcctttcttttccttcagATTCTTGTCCTTCTTACTCTTGTAGGTCGTTTTACACACCCGACACTTATTTCGGGAAGGCCTCTCCTTTGCCTTTTTGCTCtttgctcttttctttttcgctGGCAGCTCCTGCACATCAGGAGATCTCGCTGTACCAGATGGAGTAGGAGATGGGCCGGCCTTGCCGCCTGGCAGAAGCCTGCTATTCTTGGTCGGTGTGTGATGCGCTGGCCGTTGTGACTCTCTTGATGGCAGCTGGCAAGTTCCTACCTGAAATTTAACGCTTCTCTTCATAACAGGGTGGGAATGATATGTGTATACTCTCCCAGTCTCTGCCTTCAACTCCAGTGTTACCGTTGCTCCACACATGATGTGTATTTCTTTGGCCTGTGCGAGTAACAATTTCAGAAAATGCAAACAAAGagaacagtaaaaacaaaaattaaaaaattcaattttctcttgttttatatTTATCAGCTCTCAAGGAAACTAAACCTGTACCTCAAACTTGTGAGCAAGCCTCCAGCACAGAACCAGAACACCAAAAGGCTGTGAGAAATACATCATAAGATAGTAAAATCTGGACTCAAGGTGAAGCACATTGAATTTTACTACCAAGTGTTGGAAGAGCAATGTGCAGTTGATTGAGAGGATGGAGATTTTCAGGAGAATGATGACAGTGACAGAGACGAGTgacaatacaaacatacaatacACATGTGATTTAAGAATGTTTAGCAGGTTGAATTCTTCCCATTCATTTATGTGCTTGGGCATAACATGGACCATGCATACTTGATTAATGCATGTTAATTTTAAAATTCATCTATGCATGGCAGGTATCCATGCGATATGACTGTTATGCATACCTTCTCCAACAGAGTTTTTTTCCTGGCGCAAAATCTTTTTCTTCGAGTTGCTGGGTCCTTGATATATCCCAGTGGTCGAACTTGTACTCCTGTAAACACAAAAAGACATCTTAATGCTGATAATGCTTCCAAGTTATATTAACCAATGGTTACTTGTATTCCTGCCTAGGCACATCTGCTTTAAGGAAATACCATGATCTCAACATATATCTAAGAATATCTGATATACattgcactcccgttataacgaacatatggttataatgaaattccggttataacaaaattccgttTATAAAATAGCAAAATTCCCGTTATAGCAAAATTCGGTTacaagaagtaaaaattcaggctgcagcattatccactctatgtatttttattgtttattttttaggttataacaaaatattgatataaagaaagaaattgccggtcccgaggactttgttataacgggagtctacGGTATTGATATTTCCTGGCTTTTCAGTTCTTAAGGTTTCATTATATAGGACATCAGCatattcctttattttttttttctcttgagcAAAATGACTCTCGGCATAATATTGTCATACCTTCTTGCTCATCGACATCAATTTCTGGAATTTCGGTCGTGTTCTCCAGTCCTTCAAGAATATTCAATGAATCAAAGAGAAGAGCAGAAATAATAAATcaaattcctcttgaaattacatgctctttcatatttcataagaggtttctcattatctcattcaAAAATCTTGGAAACTCGAAGTTAGGTCACAACcgaaactatatgatccctttaaactcaAGTGTTGAGTGTAGTTACgaattgatacatgtataagcaACATGATAGGAGCATAGCTTCAATTAACATTTAATTAGCTGTTCATCATTCAATGTtatttcataatgataataataacaacaataataataataataataataataataataataataataataataataataattaaacaataataataataataataattaaacaataataataataatattaatattaatattaataataatgcaTGTGACTTATAGGGTGCCAACTCCATTTAATAAATGAATGCTCAAGGTGCAAACATTTACCCCCTAAAACATACCTGGTGCTCTTTATAGGTATATACATCTATTTTGTGGCATTTTTACAAGATTGTTtgatgtaaaattatatgctcgACATAATTAAGCTATAGCCACTTCTGAGTAACATTTCTTGCTGAAGTATCACACAtagtttttgtttgtctatGCAACATGCATTGCATATCATTGAGCCTTAATCAAGATTCAGAAAAGACAGTACTCCAGAATTGTCATTTATCTTATATATCGTAGAATCTTACCTTGCTCAACTTCCATTATGCTGTTGAGATCTGTGTCATaaggtaagaacaaaaaatatattacaaaccAATAAGAATGTTCCAGCTTCATGGAAAGAACTGCAAATATGCACTGTATCAACGCAAAATCAGAATGGGAGCTTTTCATATCAATGCACATGTAATGTTTCTCACCAGGTTCATTTGGTCCTTCATTGTTCA from Diadema setosum chromosome 1, eeDiaSeto1, whole genome shotgun sequence includes:
- the LOC140230574 gene encoding uncharacterized protein isoform X1, producing MSLVRPNQRREAVVKISYDSGSDDDGDVESGCEDESARGDLELSPFGPLATPELVIVDSSEGRGQYELVDENQELNNEGPNEPDLNSIMEVEQGLENTTEIPEIDVDEQEGVQVRPLGYIKDPATRRKRFCARKKTLLEKAKEIHIMCGATVTLELKAETGRVYTYHSHPVMKRSVKFQVGTCQLPSRESQRPAHHTPTKNSRLLPGGKAGPSPTPSGTARSPDVQELPAKKKRAKSKKAKERPSRNKCRVCKTTYKSKKDKNLKEKKGKQASWLGCDIPACNYWAHACCLNIKLGPKQTARKIPFKCSEHK